The Bacteroidia bacterium genomic interval AGTGATTGTAGAAGTGGTCCAAGAGAAATCCTTGCCCCAAATACGCCGCCTGAGTATCAGACAACAGAGCCCGAATTTACAGAATATGGTGTTCTCATGCCAGTATTTGATGGGAAGTTTAAAACAGCTAATGACCCTATAACTGAAGCCGAGAGGAAGTGGATTGATACTATAAAACTACTGCTTTCTGAAGATATATTAAGAGATAGGTTATCTACAAGAGCAAAAGTGCGAGCGAGAGACTTTGAGCTGACAAAGATTGCAGAGGAATGGAAGAAGCTCATAGAGGAGGTAAGAAATGGATAAGAGAGTAAAACAGAGTATAAGGAAGAGAGTTAATCCTAAACCTTGGGATTTTTCTTATCTAATTACAAAAGAAAACGCTAAAACTTTCTCATATATGCTTAATTATCTGG includes:
- a CDS encoding glycosyltransferase; translated protein: FKFISRAKLFVFPSLWEGFPNALGEAMICGVPVTASDCRSGPREILAPNTPPEYQTTEPEFTEYGVLMPVFDGKFKTANDPITEAERKWIDTIKLLLSEDILRDRLSTRAKVRARDFELTKIAEEWKKLIEEVRNG